From a region of the Gemmatimonadota bacterium genome:
- a CDS encoding ATP-binding protein: protein MIIIHIMVPQLTPRVLTAAVQRVARTMPVVVVTGARQTGKSTLVADLLPGRRTYDSLDDLEVRALAERRPDELVGRPGAMVLDEVQRVPDLLLAVKRAVDRDRQPGRFVLTGSANLLLMKSVSESLAGRAAYLSLWPMTRRERLGLGRAGLWSELLEHPSEDWPDVLAGADPTAADWRALAAEGGYPVPALKHADPEDRAIWFDGYIRTYLERDLQDLSSIDNLVDFRRLMGAACLRLGQLVNQSELGRDVQLPQPTVRRWLNLLEASYQLVPVPAFAVNRTKRLIKTPKTFWSDTGLALRLAGLDAPTGAHLENLILSDLLVWRDAATVDRPGLFYWRTATGEEVDFVVERRGTLLGIEVKATTRPRPSDARHLQTFREEYGDAVRGCVLLHAGTHTEWLGPRILSAPWWSVV, encoded by the coding sequence ATGATTATCATACACATCATGGTGCCCCAACTCACCCCACGGGTCCTGACCGCCGCCGTCCAGCGGGTCGCCCGTACGATGCCCGTCGTGGTCGTCACCGGCGCCCGCCAGACCGGGAAGAGCACGCTGGTAGCCGACTTGCTCCCCGGCCGTCGGACCTACGACTCCTTGGACGACCTCGAGGTGCGGGCACTGGCCGAGCGCAGGCCGGACGAGCTCGTGGGACGACCCGGGGCCATGGTCCTGGACGAGGTGCAGAGGGTCCCGGACCTCCTGCTCGCCGTGAAGCGAGCCGTGGACCGGGACCGGCAGCCGGGCCGCTTCGTCCTCACGGGATCGGCCAACCTGCTGCTCATGAAGTCCGTCTCGGAGTCCCTGGCCGGACGCGCGGCGTACCTGAGCCTGTGGCCGATGACGCGCCGCGAGCGACTGGGCCTCGGCCGGGCCGGCCTCTGGTCGGAGCTCCTGGAGCATCCCAGCGAGGACTGGCCCGACGTATTGGCGGGAGCGGACCCCACGGCCGCAGACTGGAGGGCGCTCGCGGCGGAGGGCGGGTATCCCGTTCCGGCTCTGAAGCACGCGGATCCGGAGGATCGTGCGATCTGGTTCGACGGCTACATCCGCACCTACCTCGAGCGTGACCTGCAGGACCTCTCTTCCATCGACAACCTGGTCGATTTCCGCCGGCTCATGGGCGCGGCGTGCCTCCGGCTGGGGCAACTCGTGAACCAATCGGAGCTCGGCAGGGACGTTCAGCTCCCACAGCCGACGGTACGCCGATGGCTCAACCTTCTCGAGGCCTCCTATCAGCTCGTGCCGGTTCCCGCGTTTGCCGTCAATCGTACGAAGCGGCTGATCAAGACGCCCAAGACCTTCTGGTCCGATACGGGCCTTGCGTTGCGCCTGGCGGGCCTCGATGCCCCCACCGGAGCGCACCTGGAGAACCTCATCCTCTCGGACCTGCTCGTCTGGCGCGATGCGGCCACGGTGGATCGGCCGGGACTCTTCTACTGGAGGACCGCCACGGGGGAAGAAGTGGACTTCGTGGTCGAGCGACGCGGCACCCTGCTGGGCATCGAGGTAAAGGCCACAACGCGGCCCCGTCCCTCCGATGCCAGGCACCTGCAGACGTTCCGCGAGGAATATGGCGATGCCGTGCGGGGGTGCGTCCTGCTCCACGCAGGGACGCACACCGAGTGGCTGGGACCCCGCATCCTTTCCGCGCCGTGGTGGAGCGTGGTCTAG
- a CDS encoding cytochrome c peroxidase, translating to MILRGLLLAVGTLGAAAFAAPGAPRTPGLQLPSPAVDADYLHAGAPPPDVVELGRLLFFDKLLSGNRNISCATCHHPSLASADGLALGWGEGGEGVGPARTVGGEGAGSVHGRVPRNAPALFNLGALEFERLFHDGRVESDPEGHYEGGFVTPARWKLPRGLESVLAAQAMFPVGSSVEMAGQPGENEIADAVWAGRMGGPDGGWERLAQRLREEPDYVRLFRTAFPDRIRSPADIRFVDAANAIAAFETVAFRSDRSPFDAFLRGDSTALDTTQRRGMDLFYGKAGCAGCHRGTFQTDHGFHAIAMPQIGPGKGDGHDGRYWGRSGEKAFLEDFGRGRVTGRPADDFRFLTPSLRNVALTGPWGHAGTFTTLEATVRHHLDAVASVEAYRLPESLLPSLTEVWELTGSGSRLDQRPLSSGRTLRFLERDGWVQQDDSLRARMARASELRPVRLSDVEVDALLSFLHALTDPSADALEHWIPEAVPSGLPVDRLERHQAR from the coding sequence GTGATCCTACGCGGCCTGCTGCTCGCCGTGGGAACCCTCGGAGCCGCGGCGTTCGCGGCTCCGGGGGCGCCGCGGACGCCGGGTCTCCAACTCCCGTCCCCCGCCGTGGACGCCGACTACCTGCACGCGGGCGCACCGCCTCCCGACGTCGTGGAGCTCGGGCGGCTGTTGTTCTTCGACAAGCTCCTGAGCGGAAACCGCAACATCTCCTGCGCCACCTGCCATCATCCCTCGCTCGCCAGCGCCGACGGACTGGCGCTGGGGTGGGGAGAGGGTGGCGAGGGTGTCGGGCCCGCGCGCACCGTCGGCGGGGAGGGGGCGGGCTCCGTCCACGGGCGGGTGCCGCGCAACGCGCCGGCGCTGTTCAACCTCGGGGCGCTCGAGTTCGAACGGCTCTTCCACGACGGGCGCGTGGAGAGCGATCCAGAGGGACATTACGAAGGCGGATTCGTCACACCGGCCCGGTGGAAGTTGCCGCGGGGCCTGGAGAGCGTGCTCGCCGCCCAGGCCATGTTCCCCGTGGGTTCGTCCGTGGAGATGGCGGGTCAGCCCGGCGAGAACGAGATCGCCGACGCCGTCTGGGCGGGTCGGATGGGCGGACCGGACGGTGGTTGGGAGCGCCTGGCGCAGCGGCTCCGCGAGGAGCCCGACTACGTCCGCCTGTTCCGCACTGCGTTCCCGGATCGGATCCGGTCCCCCGCGGATATCCGGTTCGTGGACGCCGCCAACGCGATCGCAGCCTTCGAGACCGTGGCGTTTCGTTCGGACCGCAGCCCGTTCGATGCCTTCCTGCGGGGTGACAGCACGGCGCTCGACACGACGCAGCGTAGGGGTATGGATCTGTTCTACGGCAAGGCAGGATGCGCAGGCTGTCACCGCGGCACGTTCCAGACGGATCATGGCTTCCACGCGATCGCCATGCCGCAGATCGGCCCGGGAAAGGGAGACGGCCACGACGGTCGCTATTGGGGAAGGAGCGGCGAGAAGGCCTTCCTGGAGGACTTCGGTCGCGGGCGGGTGACGGGCCGTCCGGCGGACGATTTCCGGTTCCTGACTCCTTCGCTGCGCAACGTGGCGTTGACGGGGCCTTGGGGACACGCCGGCACGTTCACGACTCTCGAAGCCACCGTGCGCCATCACCTCGATGCGGTGGCGAGCGTGGAAGCCTACCGTCTCCCGGAGAGCCTGCTGCCTTCCCTGACGGAGGTGTGGGAGCTGACAGGCAGCGGCTCACGACTGGACCAGCGTCCGCTCTCCTCCGGACGTACGCTCCGGTTCCTCGAGCGGGACGGGTGGGTGCAGCAGGACGATTCGCTCCGGGCCCGAATGGCGCGGGCATCCGAGCTACGGCCGGTCCGGCTGTCGGATGTCGAGGTGGACGCGCTGCTCTCATTCCTGCATGCGCTGACGGACCCGAGCGCCGACGCGCTCGAGCACTGGATCCCCGAAGCGGTTCCCAGCGGACTGCCCGTGGACCGTCTGGAGCGGCACCAGGCGAGGTGA
- a CDS encoding amidohydrolase family protein translates to MSLTQGSGIASNFHPRISPDGKSIAFISDRAGGEFNLWIMDADGSNPRAVALDPKRRMLFPQWTPDSAYLIVVVDGDDGLRSLVMYHRDGGTGVTLVKGEVGRNPFRPAISSDGRYLYYDVYTARPTGFWGQDDVLKGAVQLHRYDRQTGVVRPITGGELAQQDRNSSGGAYAAEPSPDGRWLAFMRKVPGGTLEYKGQRFGPRSALWLRDLRLGTERLLMDPVEMDLSEESIPVNGSYPMYRWAHDGQSLVIHQGGRIRRVDIVSGAVSTIPFSARVQRTMSEAALAKRRVSDAPFDVRFVRWGATSPDGQAVVFQALGRLWLQPLPTGTPRRLTPVGFEPFEFQPAWSPDGRRIAFTTVDAQNRGALWTVAAGGGAPVRLTREVGEYMNPAWTPDGDEIVVARGSGASARASSLNRSTWFDLVRIPAVGGDETEIVQTARRGTRGVELRPSVGMDGRLYWANAASGDVRGVEVTSVRLDGSDQRVHAVVRHADDAAVAPDGRHVAFMQGGNTYLSPLPAGVTGASPPVLAKSGGAFAAAALTTEGGLYPRWRSATVLDITSSNRVYTYDASSTRTDTTTITLTAPRALPTGTIALTGARIVTLDEDGVIPSGTIVVRNGRIACVGSCATAGADRVVDVAGTTIIPGWVDMHAHHHREHVGMMPRQNFESAIYLAYGVTTTHDPAPTSSAAFPTAELIEAGEMVGPRVFSTAEAMRAGDAGLTNDISSRALAVHDVRRRQAWGAVMLKQYLLPTREQRQWVLDAAREVGLRVTAEGSQDLNYKLGMIMDGHTGGEHLTVQSPLYADVTTFIGQARYFYSHTPLVSGYGAWNEEWFWQESPVWKDTKQGQWIPWRQLIPHTRRFIQRPETDYSKDIVAQQVADIIAAGGYSAVGSHGQQPGLGSHWDVWMLAKVTGAMTALDVASMHGARFLGMEEDLGSIAVGKLADLMVLNANPLENIRHTANLRYVMKGGTLYDAGSLDEIWPRPRRFGDAWWYVPEMFLESTKPVNGYDRR, encoded by the coding sequence GTGAGCCTCACGCAGGGGAGCGGCATTGCCTCGAACTTCCACCCGCGCATCTCCCCCGACGGCAAGTCGATTGCCTTCATCTCGGATCGCGCTGGCGGGGAGTTCAACCTGTGGATCATGGACGCCGACGGCAGCAACCCGCGCGCGGTCGCGCTCGACCCCAAGCGCCGCATGCTCTTCCCGCAGTGGACCCCCGACAGCGCGTACCTGATCGTGGTCGTCGACGGCGATGATGGACTGCGCTCGCTCGTGATGTACCACCGCGACGGCGGGACGGGCGTGACGCTGGTGAAGGGAGAGGTGGGGAGGAATCCCTTCCGCCCCGCCATTTCGAGCGACGGACGCTACCTCTACTACGACGTCTACACGGCACGCCCCACCGGCTTCTGGGGGCAGGACGACGTGCTGAAGGGGGCGGTGCAGCTGCACCGCTACGACCGGCAGACCGGCGTGGTGCGCCCGATCACCGGGGGAGAGCTCGCGCAGCAGGATCGCAACTCGAGCGGCGGCGCCTACGCGGCGGAGCCAAGCCCTGATGGTCGCTGGCTCGCCTTCATGCGCAAGGTTCCGGGAGGGACGCTCGAGTACAAGGGACAGCGCTTCGGCCCGCGCAGTGCGCTGTGGCTGCGCGACCTGCGTCTGGGGACCGAGCGCCTGCTGATGGACCCGGTCGAGATGGATCTGTCGGAGGAGAGCATCCCGGTCAACGGGAGCTACCCGATGTATCGCTGGGCGCACGACGGCCAGAGCCTCGTGATCCATCAAGGCGGCAGAATCCGGCGCGTGGATATCGTGAGCGGCGCCGTCTCGACGATTCCTTTCTCGGCGCGCGTGCAGCGCACCATGTCCGAGGCCGCGCTGGCGAAGCGGCGCGTGAGCGACGCCCCATTCGACGTGCGCTTCGTCCGGTGGGGGGCGACGTCGCCTGACGGGCAGGCCGTCGTCTTTCAGGCGCTCGGTAGGCTCTGGCTCCAGCCCCTCCCCACCGGCACACCACGCCGCCTCACCCCCGTGGGCTTCGAGCCGTTCGAGTTCCAGCCTGCCTGGTCGCCCGACGGCCGCCGTATCGCCTTCACCACGGTCGATGCGCAGAATCGGGGGGCGCTCTGGACGGTGGCGGCTGGCGGTGGTGCCCCTGTGCGCCTCACGCGCGAGGTCGGGGAGTACATGAACCCCGCCTGGACGCCCGACGGTGACGAGATCGTGGTCGCCCGCGGTTCCGGCGCCTCGGCGCGTGCGTCGTCTCTCAACCGGTCGACCTGGTTCGACCTGGTGCGCATCCCGGCAGTGGGGGGAGACGAGACCGAGATCGTGCAGACGGCGCGCCGCGGAACGCGCGGTGTGGAGTTGCGCCCGTCGGTCGGCATGGATGGTCGGCTGTACTGGGCCAATGCGGCAAGCGGCGACGTGCGCGGAGTGGAGGTGACCTCGGTACGCCTGGACGGAAGCGACCAGCGGGTGCACGCCGTCGTGCGCCACGCCGACGATGCCGCCGTGGCGCCCGACGGTCGCCATGTCGCGTTCATGCAGGGGGGGAACACGTACCTCTCGCCGCTCCCCGCGGGCGTGACGGGCGCCAGCCCCCCGGTACTCGCCAAGTCCGGCGGCGCATTCGCGGCCGCCGCGCTCACCACCGAGGGGGGGCTCTACCCGCGCTGGCGTTCGGCAACGGTGCTTGACATCACCAGCAGTAACCGGGTGTACACGTACGACGCATCCAGCACGCGCACGGACACCACGACCATCACGCTCACCGCGCCGCGCGCGCTCCCCACCGGGACGATCGCCCTCACCGGCGCGCGCATCGTGACGCTCGACGAGGACGGGGTGATCCCCAGCGGAACGATCGTCGTGCGAAACGGGCGCATCGCCTGCGTGGGAAGCTGCGCCACGGCCGGCGCCGATCGCGTGGTGGACGTCGCAGGCACGACGATCATCCCCGGTTGGGTCGACATGCACGCCCACCATCACCGCGAGCACGTGGGGATGATGCCGCGCCAGAACTTCGAGTCGGCGATCTACCTCGCCTACGGCGTCACCACGACGCACGATCCGGCGCCGACCTCCAGTGCCGCCTTCCCGACCGCCGAACTGATCGAAGCGGGGGAGATGGTGGGGCCGCGCGTGTTCAGCACCGCCGAGGCAATGCGTGCCGGAGACGCCGGGCTCACCAATGACATCTCGTCACGCGCGCTGGCCGTGCATGACGTGCGGCGCCGCCAGGCCTGGGGGGCGGTGATGCTGAAGCAGTACCTGCTGCCCACACGCGAACAGCGACAGTGGGTGCTGGACGCGGCGCGCGAGGTGGGGCTGCGCGTCACCGCCGAGGGCAGCCAAGACCTCAACTACAAACTCGGGATGATCATGGACGGCCATACCGGGGGCGAGCACCTGACCGTGCAGTCGCCGCTCTACGCCGACGTGACGACCTTCATCGGGCAGGCGCGCTACTTCTATTCGCATACGCCGCTGGTCAGCGGCTATGGCGCGTGGAACGAAGAGTGGTTCTGGCAGGAGAGCCCGGTGTGGAAGGACACCAAGCAGGGGCAGTGGATTCCGTGGCGTCAGCTCATCCCGCACACACGGCGCTTCATCCAGCGTCCCGAGACCGATTACTCCAAGGACATCGTTGCTCAGCAGGTTGCCGACATCATTGCGGCTGGTGGCTACTCGGCCGTCGGGTCGCACGGGCAGCAGCCCGGCCTCGGATCGCACTGGGACGTCTGGATGCTGGCCAAGGTGACTGGGGCGATGACCGCGCTCGACGTGGCGTCGATGCACGGGGCACGCTTCCTCGGCATGGAGGAGGATCTCGGATCGATTGCCGTGGGCAAGCTCGCCGACCTGATGGTGCTCAACGCCAACCCGCTGGAGAACATCCGCCACACGGCCAACTTGCGCTACGTGATGAAGGGGGGGACGCTGTACGATGCCGGTTCACTCGACGAGATCTGGCCGCGTCCGCGCCGCTTCGGCGACGCCTGGTGGTACGTCCCGGAGATGTTCCTGGAGAGCACGAAGCCTGTGAACGGCTACGACCGGCGCTGA
- a CDS encoding AraC family transcriptional regulator: MGRITSLFSRKVAGQVGPPDVAHELLRLVGLDAAGEPDPSLMIRDDDYYRLFEEAAAVDADPTTLPLRVGASMRADDYGPFGFAWKSAPTLRGSFARAERYALVLTSVSFYSVEECFGGAYMHLHRQGDRRLGMRLSNEATLASILAISREVASEPFHPEAVFLKHRAPRDAAGHEAHFGCPVHFGSDRDALRVSTRALDAPNRVGDASIAGFFDTLLDAEVGSLDDTIPLERRVLDRVATSLSGGVPTLSDVARELGMSGRTLQRRLGAEETSFQTLVDEARRRLALRLLQDPDAATLSEATYMTGFSDQSAFTRAFKRWTGLTPGAYRDGAGPDAPSSPP; encoded by the coding sequence ATGGGCAGGATCACATCGCTCTTTTCACGGAAGGTCGCTGGGCAGGTCGGTCCACCGGACGTCGCGCACGAGCTCCTGCGCCTCGTCGGCCTCGATGCGGCCGGGGAGCCCGACCCTTCCCTCATGATCCGCGATGACGACTACTACCGGCTGTTCGAGGAAGCCGCCGCTGTGGATGCCGATCCCACCACCCTCCCGCTCCGCGTGGGCGCCTCGATGCGGGCGGACGACTACGGGCCGTTCGGATTCGCCTGGAAGTCGGCTCCGACCCTGCGGGGTTCCTTCGCGCGGGCGGAACGCTACGCACTCGTGTTGACGAGCGTGTCCTTCTATTCGGTGGAGGAATGCTTCGGAGGCGCGTACATGCATCTGCATCGGCAGGGCGACCGACGCCTCGGGATGCGGCTCTCCAACGAAGCCACGCTCGCGAGCATCCTGGCCATCAGTCGGGAAGTCGCGTCCGAACCCTTCCATCCCGAGGCAGTCTTCCTCAAGCATCGGGCGCCGCGCGACGCGGCCGGTCACGAGGCCCATTTCGGATGTCCGGTGCATTTCGGGTCGGACCGCGATGCGCTTCGGGTGTCGACCCGGGCGCTCGACGCCCCGAATCGCGTGGGGGATGCCAGCATCGCGGGGTTCTTCGACACGCTCCTCGACGCCGAGGTCGGCTCGCTCGACGATACGATTCCGCTGGAGCGGCGCGTGCTCGACCGGGTGGCCACGTCCCTCAGCGGCGGTGTACCGACCCTTTCGGACGTCGCTCGCGAGCTGGGGATGAGCGGACGTACGCTCCAGCGTCGCCTCGGGGCCGAGGAGACCTCCTTCCAGACGCTCGTGGACGAGGCGCGCCGGCGCCTGGCGCTCCGACTGCTCCAGGATCCGGACGCGGCGACGCTGTCGGAGGCCACGTATATGACCGGCTTCTCCGATCAAAGCGCCTTCACGCGAGCCTTCAAGCGCTGGACCGGTCTGACCCCGGGCGCGTATCGCGACGGCGCGGGGCCGGACGCGCCGTCCTCCCCACCGTGA
- a CDS encoding NAD(P)H-binding protein translates to MHTSPSTTPTPSGPILVLGGTGKTGRRIAAGLAAIGLPVRIGSRSATPPFDWDDEQSWDACLRGAEAVYISYAPDLAMPGATDAIQALVDRARSHEVKRLVLLSGRGEPEAQACERIVQASGLEWTVVRASWFLQNFSEGAFAGMVLDGRITLPGGDVPEPFVDADDIAEVAIAALTRPGHAGEIYEVTGPRALTFAQLARELSEALERDIAYVEVPHDAFLAEVRRSGAPKEVTWMLDYLFSTVLDGRNAHVVDGVERALGRPARGVDEWARAAAASGAWRTAA, encoded by the coding sequence ATGCACACCTCTCCGTCGACGACCCCCACGCCCTCCGGTCCGATCCTCGTGCTCGGAGGCACCGGCAAGACCGGCCGCAGGATCGCCGCGGGCCTGGCCGCCATCGGCCTTCCCGTCCGCATCGGCTCGCGCAGCGCCACTCCGCCGTTCGATTGGGACGACGAGCAGAGCTGGGACGCCTGCCTGCGGGGCGCCGAGGCCGTCTACATCAGCTACGCGCCGGATCTGGCGATGCCGGGCGCGACCGACGCCATCCAGGCGCTCGTGGATCGGGCCCGGTCCCACGAGGTGAAGCGCCTCGTCCTCCTCTCCGGGCGGGGCGAGCCGGAAGCGCAGGCGTGTGAGCGGATCGTCCAGGCGAGCGGCCTGGAGTGGACCGTCGTTCGTGCCAGCTGGTTTCTCCAGAACTTCTCGGAGGGCGCCTTCGCCGGAATGGTGCTCGATGGCCGGATCACGCTTCCGGGAGGGGATGTGCCCGAGCCGTTCGTGGACGCCGACGACATCGCCGAGGTGGCGATCGCCGCCTTGACCCGGCCCGGGCACGCGGGCGAGATCTACGAGGTGACCGGTCCACGGGCATTGACGTTCGCGCAGCTCGCCAGGGAGCTCTCGGAGGCGCTCGAACGGGACATCGCGTACGTCGAAGTGCCTCACGACGCGTTCCTGGCGGAGGTTCGCCGGTCCGGCGCGCCGAAGGAGGTTACGTGGATGCTCGACTATCTCTTCTCCACCGTGCTCGACGGACGCAACGCGCACGTGGTGGACGGCGTTGAGCGTGCCCTGGGGCGTCCCGCCCGCGGCGTAGACGAGTGGGCGCGGGCCGCGGCGGCGTCAGGGGCCTGGAGGACGGCGGCGTGA
- a CDS encoding anthrone oxygenase family protein — MNGLADALTVAAVVGSGVVTGILWIFSNTVMPSLAQHGEGAATMVTINERILNPLFLLLFMGTTVVCVAVAALTLLGHGRGGLPAVIGAGVYVVGVFGVTAALNVPMNNALAASPPGTAEAAEYWRIYLVRWTRWNTVRSVLGMVATTLLAAALLRG; from the coding sequence GTGAACGGACTCGCGGACGCGCTGACCGTCGCCGCCGTCGTCGGCAGCGGCGTGGTGACCGGCATCCTGTGGATCTTCTCCAATACGGTGATGCCGTCCCTGGCGCAGCACGGGGAGGGAGCGGCCACCATGGTGACGATCAACGAACGCATCCTGAACCCGCTCTTCCTCCTGCTCTTCATGGGCACCACCGTGGTGTGCGTCGCGGTCGCGGCGCTCACGCTGCTGGGTCACGGACGGGGAGGGTTGCCGGCGGTGATCGGGGCCGGCGTCTACGTCGTCGGCGTGTTCGGCGTGACCGCGGCCCTCAACGTTCCCATGAACAACGCGCTGGCGGCCTCCCCGCCTGGGACCGCCGAAGCCGCCGAGTACTGGAGGATCTATCTGGTTCGTTGGACCCGCTGGAACACCGTCCGGTCCGTCCTGGGGATGGTGGCCACGACGCTCCTCGCGGCGGCGCTGCTCAGGGGGTAG
- a CDS encoding DUF480 domain-containing protein, whose amino-acid sequence MHEPLDDIAVRVLGSLIEKELTTPDNYPLTLKALTAACNQTSSRDPVMELDDDTVRRALERLAQRTFARGIHRGDARVKRYRQEIGERLHLHRPELAALSVLMLRGPQTAGEIRTRTGRAFEFVDPSHVEITLDALAALDPPLVTTLPRRPGQKEVRYAHLLAGPPAEEQLDPSAPRATSGPPPRADRMGELEQEVAALREEVAELRAELQAFRQQFE is encoded by the coding sequence ATGCACGAACCTCTGGACGACATCGCGGTGCGGGTGCTGGGCTCCTTGATCGAGAAGGAGCTCACCACGCCGGACAACTACCCCCTCACCCTCAAGGCGCTGACGGCGGCCTGCAATCAGACGTCGAGCCGCGATCCGGTCATGGAGCTGGACGACGACACCGTGCGTCGCGCCCTCGAGCGGCTCGCCCAACGCACGTTCGCGCGGGGCATCCACCGGGGGGACGCCCGCGTCAAGCGCTATCGGCAGGAGATCGGGGAGCGCCTGCACCTGCACCGGCCCGAGTTGGCGGCGCTCTCGGTCCTGATGCTGCGGGGACCGCAGACGGCGGGGGAGATCCGGACCCGGACCGGGAGAGCCTTCGAGTTCGTGGATCCCAGCCACGTCGAGATCACCCTCGACGCCTTGGCCGCCCTGGACCCTCCCCTCGTCACCACCTTGCCGCGACGTCCCGGCCAGAAGGAGGTCCGCTACGCGCACCTCCTGGCAGGACCTCCGGCGGAGGAGCAGCTTGATCCGTCCGCACCCCGCGCGACGTCGGGGCCTCCGCCACGTGCCGATCGGATGGGGGAGCTCGAGCAGGAGGTCGCGGCCTTGCGGGAGGAGGTGGCCGAGCTGCGAGCGGAGCTGCAGGCGTTCCGGCAACAGTTCGAATAG